A part of Haemorhous mexicanus isolate bHaeMex1 chromosome 25, bHaeMex1.pri, whole genome shotgun sequence genomic DNA contains:
- the SRPK1 gene encoding SRSF protein kinase 1 isoform X3, with protein sequence MERKVLALQARKKRTKAKKDKAQRKPDTQHRSLAAQSESDLPEQEEEILGSDDDEQEDPNDYCKGGYHLVKIGDLFNGRYHVIRKLGWGHFSTVWLAWDIQGRRFVAMKVVKSAEHYTETALDEIKLLKSVRNSDPNDPSKERVVQLLDDFKISGVNGSHICMVFEVLGHHLLKWIIKSNYQGLPLPCVKKIIKQVLQGLDYLHTKCRIIHTDIKPENILLCVNDQYIRRLAAEATEWQRSGAPPPSGSAVSTAPQPKPADKMSKNKKKKLKKKQKRQAELLEKRMQEIEEMEKEANPEQTQPEEEEEAQTPVEMLIKVSPSEESINKKPETLGQEGSNLMESNVEKDAPEINCNGVIPMTDLTDSGNEGSVRLQDDLHNANGCGNPPDTQETENLHSCNYTQHNNDSEARPQEAVLDLFVPLVPEDSMVCQPIPSQEQVLSEEGINNFQESIRTEIPSEDENETNSPTDNKGKSAAGNFLLNPLEPKNADKLKVKIADLGNACWVHKHFTEDIQTRQYRSLEVLIGSGYNTPADIWSTACMAFELATGDYLFEPHSGEDYSRDEDHIALIIELLGKIPRKLILAGKYSKEFFTKKGDLKHITKLKPWGLFEVLVEKYEWAQDEAAGFTDFLLPMLELIPEKRATAAECLRHPWLNS encoded by the exons ACCTGACACCCAGCACCGGAGCCTTGCTGCTCAATCCGAGAGTGATCTTCCAGAGCAAGAGGAGGAAATCCTGGGATCAGATGATGATGAGCAAGAGGATCCAAATGATTACTGTAAAG GGGGTTACCACCTTGTGAAAATAGGAGATCTCTTCAATGGACGCTACCACGTGATTCGGAAGCTTGGATGGGGTCACTTCTCCACCGTGTGGCTGGCTTGGGACATCCA AGGGAGGAGATTTGTGGCCATGAAGGTGGTGAAGAGTGCAGAGCACTACACAGAAACAGCACTGGATGAAATCAAATTGCTGAAATCG GTCCGCAACAGTGATCCAAATGATCCAAGCAAAGAGAGAGTTGTTCAGTTATTAGATGACTTCAAGATTTCAGGAGTGAATGGTTCCC ATATCTGTATGGTGTTTGAAGTTCTAGGGCATCATCTCCTGAAGTGGATCATTAAGTCAAATTATCAGGGTCTTCCTCTCCCTTGTGTCAAAAAAATCATCAAACAG GTTCTTCAGGGTCTGGATTACTTGCATACAAAGTGTAGAATCATCCACACAGATATAAAGCCTGAGAACATCCTGCTGTGTGTGAATGACCAGTACATTCgcaggctggctgcagaggcAACAGAGTGGCAGAGATCTGGGGCTCCCCCACCATCTGGCTCTGcag tGAGCACTGCACCACAGCCCAAACCA GCTGACAAAATGTCAAAGAATAAGAAgaagaagttaaaaaagaagcagaaaagacagGCTGAGTTGTTGGAGAAGCGAATGCAAGAGATAGAGGAAATGGAGAAGGAAGCAAACCCTGAGCAGACACAGcctgaagaggaggaagaagctcAGACCCCTGTGGAAATGCTCATCAAAGTCAGCCCATCAGAGGAAAGTATCAACAAAAAGCCAG AAACCCTTGGACAGGAGGGATCTAATCTCATGGAAAGCAACGTGGAAAAAGATGCACCAGAAATCAACTGCAACGGAGTGATCCCCATGACAGACTTGACAGACTCTGGGAACGAGGGCTCTGTGCGCCTCCAGGACGACCTCCACAACGCCAATGGCTGTGGCAATCCCCCTGACACCCAGGAGACTGAGAACTTGCACAGCTGTAATTACACTCAGCACAACAATGACTCAGAGGCCAGGCCCCAAGAAGCAGTGTTGGACTTGTTTGTGCCCCTGGTCCCAGAGGATTCCATGGTGTGccagcccatccccagccaggagcaggtgcTGAGCGAGGAGGGGATCAACAATTTTCAGGAAAGCATCAGGACAGAGATCCCTTCAGAGGATGAGAATGAGACTAACAGCCCGACAGACAACAAAG GAAAATCAGCTGCTGGGAATTTCCTTCTTAATCCTCTTGAGCCCAAGAATGCAGATAAGCTCAAAGTGAAGATAGCTGACCTAGGAAATGCCTGCTGGGTG CACAAGCATTTCACTGAAGACATCCAGACAAGGCAGTACAGGTCCCTGGAGGTGCTGATAGGGTCAGGGTACAACACCCCTGCAGACAtctggagcacagcctgcatG GCCTTTGAGTTGGCAACAGGGGACTATCTGTTCGAGCCTCACTCTGGGGAAGATTACTCACGAGATGAAG ATCATATTGCATTGATCATAGAACTTCTGGGGAAAATACCTCGCAAGCTCATTTTGGCAGGAAAATATTCCAAGGAGTTTTTCACCAAGAAAg GTGATCTGAAGCACATCACCAAACTGAAGCCCTGGGGCCTTTTTGAAGTGTTGGTGGAAAAATACGAGTGGGCCCAAGATGAGGCAGCTGGATTCACAGACTTCTTACTTCCTATGCTGGAGCTGATCCCAGAGAAACGAGCTACAGCAGCAGAATGTCTCAGGCACCCCTGGCTTAACTCCTAG
- the SRPK1 gene encoding SRSF protein kinase 1 isoform X1, protein MERKVLALQARKKRTKAKKDKAQRKPDTQHRSLAAQSESDLPEQEEEILGSDDDEQEDPNDYCKGGYHLVKIGDLFNGRYHVIRKLGWGHFSTVWLAWDIQGRRFVAMKVVKSAEHYTETALDEIKLLKSVRNSDPNDPSKERVVQLLDDFKISGVNGSHICMVFEVLGHHLLKWIIKSNYQGLPLPCVKKIIKQVLQGLDYLHTKCRIIHTDIKPENILLCVNDQYIRRLAAEATEWQRSGAPPPSGSAVSTAPQPKPADKMSKNKKKKLKKKQKRQAELLEKRMQEIEEMEKEANPEQTQPEEEEEAQTPVEMLIKVSPSEESINKKPAETLGQEGSNLMESNVEKDAPEINCNGVIPMTDLTDSGNEGSVRLQDDLHNANGCGNPPDTQETENLHSCNYTQHNNDSEARPQEAVLDLFVPLVPEDSMVCQPIPSQEQVLSEEGINNFQESIRTEIPSEDENETNSPTDNKGKSAAGNFLLNPLEPKNADKLKVKIADLGNACWVHKHFTEDIQTRQYRSLEVLIGSGYNTPADIWSTACMAFELATGDYLFEPHSGEDYSRDEDHIALIIELLGKIPRKLILAGKYSKEFFTKKGDLKHITKLKPWGLFEVLVEKYEWAQDEAAGFTDFLLPMLELIPEKRATAAECLRHPWLNS, encoded by the exons ACCTGACACCCAGCACCGGAGCCTTGCTGCTCAATCCGAGAGTGATCTTCCAGAGCAAGAGGAGGAAATCCTGGGATCAGATGATGATGAGCAAGAGGATCCAAATGATTACTGTAAAG GGGGTTACCACCTTGTGAAAATAGGAGATCTCTTCAATGGACGCTACCACGTGATTCGGAAGCTTGGATGGGGTCACTTCTCCACCGTGTGGCTGGCTTGGGACATCCA AGGGAGGAGATTTGTGGCCATGAAGGTGGTGAAGAGTGCAGAGCACTACACAGAAACAGCACTGGATGAAATCAAATTGCTGAAATCG GTCCGCAACAGTGATCCAAATGATCCAAGCAAAGAGAGAGTTGTTCAGTTATTAGATGACTTCAAGATTTCAGGAGTGAATGGTTCCC ATATCTGTATGGTGTTTGAAGTTCTAGGGCATCATCTCCTGAAGTGGATCATTAAGTCAAATTATCAGGGTCTTCCTCTCCCTTGTGTCAAAAAAATCATCAAACAG GTTCTTCAGGGTCTGGATTACTTGCATACAAAGTGTAGAATCATCCACACAGATATAAAGCCTGAGAACATCCTGCTGTGTGTGAATGACCAGTACATTCgcaggctggctgcagaggcAACAGAGTGGCAGAGATCTGGGGCTCCCCCACCATCTGGCTCTGcag tGAGCACTGCACCACAGCCCAAACCA GCTGACAAAATGTCAAAGAATAAGAAgaagaagttaaaaaagaagcagaaaagacagGCTGAGTTGTTGGAGAAGCGAATGCAAGAGATAGAGGAAATGGAGAAGGAAGCAAACCCTGAGCAGACACAGcctgaagaggaggaagaagctcAGACCCCTGTGGAAATGCTCATCAAAGTCAGCCCATCAGAGGAAAGTATCAACAAAAAGCCAG CAGAAACCCTTGGACAGGAGGGATCTAATCTCATGGAAAGCAACGTGGAAAAAGATGCACCAGAAATCAACTGCAACGGAGTGATCCCCATGACAGACTTGACAGACTCTGGGAACGAGGGCTCTGTGCGCCTCCAGGACGACCTCCACAACGCCAATGGCTGTGGCAATCCCCCTGACACCCAGGAGACTGAGAACTTGCACAGCTGTAATTACACTCAGCACAACAATGACTCAGAGGCCAGGCCCCAAGAAGCAGTGTTGGACTTGTTTGTGCCCCTGGTCCCAGAGGATTCCATGGTGTGccagcccatccccagccaggagcaggtgcTGAGCGAGGAGGGGATCAACAATTTTCAGGAAAGCATCAGGACAGAGATCCCTTCAGAGGATGAGAATGAGACTAACAGCCCGACAGACAACAAAG GAAAATCAGCTGCTGGGAATTTCCTTCTTAATCCTCTTGAGCCCAAGAATGCAGATAAGCTCAAAGTGAAGATAGCTGACCTAGGAAATGCCTGCTGGGTG CACAAGCATTTCACTGAAGACATCCAGACAAGGCAGTACAGGTCCCTGGAGGTGCTGATAGGGTCAGGGTACAACACCCCTGCAGACAtctggagcacagcctgcatG GCCTTTGAGTTGGCAACAGGGGACTATCTGTTCGAGCCTCACTCTGGGGAAGATTACTCACGAGATGAAG ATCATATTGCATTGATCATAGAACTTCTGGGGAAAATACCTCGCAAGCTCATTTTGGCAGGAAAATATTCCAAGGAGTTTTTCACCAAGAAAg GTGATCTGAAGCACATCACCAAACTGAAGCCCTGGGGCCTTTTTGAAGTGTTGGTGGAAAAATACGAGTGGGCCCAAGATGAGGCAGCTGGATTCACAGACTTCTTACTTCCTATGCTGGAGCTGATCCCAGAGAAACGAGCTACAGCAGCAGAATGTCTCAGGCACCCCTGGCTTAACTCCTAG
- the SRPK1 gene encoding SRSF protein kinase 1 isoform X2, with protein sequence MAFSKTIGLSSGISLSMGGRASCRPDTQHRSLAAQSESDLPEQEEEILGSDDDEQEDPNDYCKGGYHLVKIGDLFNGRYHVIRKLGWGHFSTVWLAWDIQGRRFVAMKVVKSAEHYTETALDEIKLLKSVRNSDPNDPSKERVVQLLDDFKISGVNGSHICMVFEVLGHHLLKWIIKSNYQGLPLPCVKKIIKQVLQGLDYLHTKCRIIHTDIKPENILLCVNDQYIRRLAAEATEWQRSGAPPPSGSAVSTAPQPKPADKMSKNKKKKLKKKQKRQAELLEKRMQEIEEMEKEANPEQTQPEEEEEAQTPVEMLIKVSPSEESINKKPAETLGQEGSNLMESNVEKDAPEINCNGVIPMTDLTDSGNEGSVRLQDDLHNANGCGNPPDTQETENLHSCNYTQHNNDSEARPQEAVLDLFVPLVPEDSMVCQPIPSQEQVLSEEGINNFQESIRTEIPSEDENETNSPTDNKGKSAAGNFLLNPLEPKNADKLKVKIADLGNACWVHKHFTEDIQTRQYRSLEVLIGSGYNTPADIWSTACMAFELATGDYLFEPHSGEDYSRDEDHIALIIELLGKIPRKLILAGKYSKEFFTKKGDLKHITKLKPWGLFEVLVEKYEWAQDEAAGFTDFLLPMLELIPEKRATAAECLRHPWLNS encoded by the exons ACCTGACACCCAGCACCGGAGCCTTGCTGCTCAATCCGAGAGTGATCTTCCAGAGCAAGAGGAGGAAATCCTGGGATCAGATGATGATGAGCAAGAGGATCCAAATGATTACTGTAAAG GGGGTTACCACCTTGTGAAAATAGGAGATCTCTTCAATGGACGCTACCACGTGATTCGGAAGCTTGGATGGGGTCACTTCTCCACCGTGTGGCTGGCTTGGGACATCCA AGGGAGGAGATTTGTGGCCATGAAGGTGGTGAAGAGTGCAGAGCACTACACAGAAACAGCACTGGATGAAATCAAATTGCTGAAATCG GTCCGCAACAGTGATCCAAATGATCCAAGCAAAGAGAGAGTTGTTCAGTTATTAGATGACTTCAAGATTTCAGGAGTGAATGGTTCCC ATATCTGTATGGTGTTTGAAGTTCTAGGGCATCATCTCCTGAAGTGGATCATTAAGTCAAATTATCAGGGTCTTCCTCTCCCTTGTGTCAAAAAAATCATCAAACAG GTTCTTCAGGGTCTGGATTACTTGCATACAAAGTGTAGAATCATCCACACAGATATAAAGCCTGAGAACATCCTGCTGTGTGTGAATGACCAGTACATTCgcaggctggctgcagaggcAACAGAGTGGCAGAGATCTGGGGCTCCCCCACCATCTGGCTCTGcag tGAGCACTGCACCACAGCCCAAACCA GCTGACAAAATGTCAAAGAATAAGAAgaagaagttaaaaaagaagcagaaaagacagGCTGAGTTGTTGGAGAAGCGAATGCAAGAGATAGAGGAAATGGAGAAGGAAGCAAACCCTGAGCAGACACAGcctgaagaggaggaagaagctcAGACCCCTGTGGAAATGCTCATCAAAGTCAGCCCATCAGAGGAAAGTATCAACAAAAAGCCAG CAGAAACCCTTGGACAGGAGGGATCTAATCTCATGGAAAGCAACGTGGAAAAAGATGCACCAGAAATCAACTGCAACGGAGTGATCCCCATGACAGACTTGACAGACTCTGGGAACGAGGGCTCTGTGCGCCTCCAGGACGACCTCCACAACGCCAATGGCTGTGGCAATCCCCCTGACACCCAGGAGACTGAGAACTTGCACAGCTGTAATTACACTCAGCACAACAATGACTCAGAGGCCAGGCCCCAAGAAGCAGTGTTGGACTTGTTTGTGCCCCTGGTCCCAGAGGATTCCATGGTGTGccagcccatccccagccaggagcaggtgcTGAGCGAGGAGGGGATCAACAATTTTCAGGAAAGCATCAGGACAGAGATCCCTTCAGAGGATGAGAATGAGACTAACAGCCCGACAGACAACAAAG GAAAATCAGCTGCTGGGAATTTCCTTCTTAATCCTCTTGAGCCCAAGAATGCAGATAAGCTCAAAGTGAAGATAGCTGACCTAGGAAATGCCTGCTGGGTG CACAAGCATTTCACTGAAGACATCCAGACAAGGCAGTACAGGTCCCTGGAGGTGCTGATAGGGTCAGGGTACAACACCCCTGCAGACAtctggagcacagcctgcatG GCCTTTGAGTTGGCAACAGGGGACTATCTGTTCGAGCCTCACTCTGGGGAAGATTACTCACGAGATGAAG ATCATATTGCATTGATCATAGAACTTCTGGGGAAAATACCTCGCAAGCTCATTTTGGCAGGAAAATATTCCAAGGAGTTTTTCACCAAGAAAg GTGATCTGAAGCACATCACCAAACTGAAGCCCTGGGGCCTTTTTGAAGTGTTGGTGGAAAAATACGAGTGGGCCCAAGATGAGGCAGCTGGATTCACAGACTTCTTACTTCCTATGCTGGAGCTGATCCCAGAGAAACGAGCTACAGCAGCAGAATGTCTCAGGCACCCCTGGCTTAACTCCTAG